In Candidatus Buchananbacteria bacterium, the DNA window ACCAGGCGATTGACAATCGTGAACAACAAAATAAACGCAATCACTCGCGCGGCGACAGCATTGCCTAAAAGAATAATCTCCAACCAACCGGCAACCGGCTCATAGTACATTCCCGCTAACCATGTACCCGCCACGACTCCCACCAATGCGCCGATACTCTGTACCAACCCCAGAGCAAATCCAAATGCGACAAATGCAAAAATAACAAGGATTAAAACTAAATCAAGAATGCTTAAATACATATAGTTAATCAAGGCGCGGGAATAATGGCTCGCCTTTGGTTATTTTTTTAGCGGTTATAATTTGTTCAATCCTAGCAGCAGTTTCCGGCAAAAATGGCGACAAAAGCTGGCTGATTTCGTAAATTTCCTGAGCCGACTGCTGAAGAATCTTTTCGACTTCCTTCGATTTTCCTTCTTTAGCTAACTGCCAGGGCTTAGTTTCCGAAACCAACCCGTCAACGCGAGCCATCTTATCCCAAATGAACTTTAGTACCTGATCAAACAAGAATCCGTCTATTAAGCGGTAGAATTCTTCCGGAGCCTGATACTTAGTCTTGATTCTAACGCTGACATTATTTTGCTCAATTAACCCGACGATTCGGTTGACCAAATTCCCTAAACCATTAGCCAAATCGGAATTATATGCCTCCTTGAGGCGGCTCTCGGAAAAATCACTGTCCTGGACCGGGTGGATATAGCGCAACAAATAGTAGCGGACTGGCTCAACTCCATACTGTCGAATAAGACTAAATGGATCAACAACATTGCCAAGCGACTTAGACATCTTGCCCCCGTCAATATTGATATAACCATGAACAAATAACTTTTCCGGCAATGGCAAACCAGCGGAGAGTAGCATCGCTGGCCAGTACACCGCATGAAATCTGATAATGCCCTTACCAACGGTATGGACATCGGCCGGCCAAAACTTTTTAAACAGCTTGCCGGATGTATCATAATCAATACCAGTGATATAGTTACTCAACGCGTCAAACCAAACATACATCA includes these proteins:
- a CDS encoding methionine--tRNA ligase is translated as MPKKFYITTAIPYVNASPHIGFAFELIQADVVARYHRQIGEQVFFLTGADENSLKNVQTAEKEGISVRALVDKNTQKFIDLAKALNISNDDFIRTVSDKHFAGAQKLWAACKPEDIYKKKYKGLYCVGCEQFYTEKELIDGKCPEHQTKPDVVEEENYFFKLSNYQKILEQLIESDKYQIVPESRKNEVLSFIKMGLEDFSISRSQARAKHWGVPVPGDQNQVMYVWFDALSNYITGIDYDTSGKLFKKFWPADVHTVGKGIIRFHAVYWPAMLLSAGLPLPEKLFVHGYINIDGGKMSKSLGNVVDPFSLIRQYGVEPVRYYLLRYIHPVQDSDFSESRLKEAYNSDLANGLGNLVNRIVGLIEQNNVSVRIKTKYQAPEEFYRLIDGFLFDQVLKFIWDKMARVDGLVSETKPWQLAKEGKSKEVEKILQQSAQEIYEISQLLSPFLPETAARIEQIITAKKITKGEPLFPRLD